In Deinococcus sp. QL22, the following are encoded in one genomic region:
- the zapE gene encoding cell division protein ZapE — protein sequence MIDLLARNPSLSPEELTAGLTPSARFQGVRFENYRPNPGFPSQAEARASLQAFLQGAQVRPGGFRLFRKTRSEGRGLYLDGGFGVGKTHLLASTYHAAHGVRALMSFQDLMYIIGSLGMVRAVEAFRGHQLLLIDEFELDDPGNTHMANTFLGQLMPAGTSVVATSNTEPGALGQGRFNASDFQRQIQGIATRFETHRVDGPDYRQRGTVSEGPLSPEEWAVWQAKQDPATFALVSHRDLNRHLLEVHPSRFTPMLAGVGAVGLHDLAPMSDQNVALRFVHFIDKLYDLGLPAALTGVPLNALFSDEYRHGAYAKKYSRCLSRVSELLREARGT from the coding sequence GTGATTGATCTGCTGGCCCGCAACCCCAGCCTCTCGCCGGAGGAACTGACGGCGGGCCTGACGCCCAGTGCGCGGTTTCAGGGCGTGCGCTTTGAAAACTACCGGCCCAATCCCGGTTTTCCCAGTCAGGCAGAGGCGCGGGCCAGTTTGCAGGCGTTTCTTCAGGGGGCCCAGGTGCGGCCCGGCGGCTTCCGGCTGTTCCGTAAAACGCGCTCCGAGGGCCGGGGGCTGTATCTGGACGGCGGCTTCGGCGTGGGCAAAACGCACCTGCTCGCCAGCACCTACCACGCGGCACACGGCGTCCGCGCCCTGATGAGCTTTCAGGATTTGATGTACATCATCGGGTCGCTCGGCATGGTGCGGGCGGTGGAAGCCTTCCGGGGCCACCAACTGCTCCTCATCGACGAATTTGAGCTGGACGATCCCGGCAATACCCACATGGCAAACACCTTTTTGGGCCAACTGATGCCCGCCGGGACCAGCGTCGTCGCCACCAGCAACACCGAACCCGGCGCACTCGGACAGGGCCGCTTCAATGCCTCAGATTTTCAGCGCCAGATTCAGGGGATTGCCACCCGCTTCGAGACCCACCGGGTAGATGGCCCCGATTACCGTCAACGCGGCACGGTGTCCGAAGGCCCGCTGTCGCCCGAAGAGTGGGCTGTGTGGCAGGCCAAGCAAGACCCGGCAACTTTCGCGTTGGTGTCTCACCGTGACCTGAACCGCCACCTGTTGGAGGTGCATCCCAGCCGCTTCACCCCAATGCTGGCGGGCGTGGGCGCGGTGGGCCTGCACGATCTGGCCCCCATGTCCGATCAGAACGTGGCGCTGCGCTTCGTGCATTTTATAGACAAACTGTATGACCTGGGCCTGCCCGCCGCCCTGACCGGGGTGCCCCTGAACGCCCTGTTCAGCGACGAGTACCGGCACGGCGCGTATGCCAAAAAGTACAGCCGCTGCCTGAGCCGGGTGAGCGAGTTGCTGCGGGAAGCGAGGGGAACGTGA
- a CDS encoding ABC transporter substrate-binding protein, translated as MLRFALPLSVLLAASAHAAPVRVEFWHAMDGVQAKVSDYAREFNRSQTEYEVVPTSLGNYRELLPRLQTALKTGKAPALVQLEYTQFSRMAADGQLADLTRPLDALPDALTRDFAPAVWKAGEAGGRRLGLPWNVSVPVLMYNAGALNRAKITAPDTWTQLESASRKLAGGSKRPLVIAADAWTFEGNVLARGGTLSSGTQPTLNSPDAVEALTQLARMSSTGLAQPRTLNEATRAAFDFARGQNTFVLASVANWVDAKKLPFFSLGIAPFPCEKVGNCTVPLGGANLAVPRGTPAGEQAGAVAFWAYLMEAPRLADWVKTTAYAPPRRAVTPLLSDWYAKNPQLRAAHDQLARAVPRLNTPDAGQWATYLEDAILKATTGKLTAKAALDEAQAKAQK; from the coding sequence ATGCTGCGTTTTGCCCTGCCTCTGTCTGTGTTGCTCGCCGCTTCTGCCCATGCCGCGCCCGTTCGGGTGGAGTTCTGGCACGCGATGGACGGCGTGCAGGCCAAAGTCAGCGACTATGCCCGCGAATTTAACCGTTCTCAGACGGAATATGAGGTGGTGCCGACATCGCTGGGTAACTACCGCGAGTTGCTGCCGCGCCTGCAAACGGCGCTGAAAACGGGCAAGGCTCCGGCGTTGGTGCAACTGGAATACACCCAGTTTTCGCGCATGGCCGCCGATGGGCAACTGGCCGACCTGACCAGACCCCTAGACGCCCTGCCCGACGCACTGACCCGCGACTTTGCCCCAGCCGTCTGGAAGGCGGGCGAGGCAGGTGGGCGGCGCTTGGGCCTACCGTGGAACGTGAGCGTGCCTGTGCTGATGTATAACGCGGGCGCACTGAACCGCGCCAAGATCACGGCCCCCGATACGTGGACGCAACTGGAAAGCGCGAGCCGCAAACTGGCAGGCGGCAGCAAGCGTCCCCTGGTCATCGCCGCCGACGCCTGGACGTTTGAAGGCAATGTGCTGGCACGGGGCGGCACCCTCAGCAGCGGCACCCAGCCCACGCTCAACAGCCCCGACGCTGTGGAAGCCCTGACCCAACTGGCCCGCATGAGCAGCACTGGACTGGCCCAACCTCGCACGCTGAACGAGGCCACCCGCGCCGCGTTTGATTTTGCACGCGGCCAGAATACCTTCGTGCTGGCGAGCGTCGCCAACTGGGTGGACGCCAAGAAACTGCCCTTTTTTAGCCTCGGCATCGCGCCCTTTCCGTGTGAAAAGGTGGGCAACTGCACAGTACCACTGGGCGGCGCAAACCTGGCAGTTCCGCGTGGTACGCCCGCAGGTGAGCAGGCCGGAGCCGTGGCCTTCTGGGCTTATCTGATGGAAGCGCCGAGGCTCGCCGATTGGGTCAAAACCACCGCCTACGCCCCGCCCCGCCGCGCCGTGACTCCGCTGCTATCCGACTGGTACGCCAAAAACCCCCAACTCCGGGCCGCCCATGACCAGTTGGCCCGCGCCGTACCCCGCCTGAATACGCCCGATGCAGGCCAGTGGGCCACGTACTTGGAAGACGCGATTCTGAAGGCCACGACGGGCAAATTGACGGCAAAAGCAGCACTGGACGAGGCTCAGGCGAAAGCGCAGAAGTAG
- a CDS encoding multidrug efflux SMR transporter, with the protein MTPFALLLIVGAVALDVLANLLLKRSDGFRHKGLGVAAVALVLLAFTLLGVAVREVPVAVAYAAWGGLGIVTTALLSRRLDGTRLTPTAWVGLAIILGSVALLHSHG; encoded by the coding sequence ATGACCCCGTTTGCCCTGCTGCTGATCGTGGGCGCGGTGGCGCTGGACGTGCTGGCAAACCTGCTGCTCAAGCGTTCGGATGGATTCCGGCACAAGGGGCTGGGCGTGGCGGCGGTGGCGCTGGTGCTGCTGGCCTTTACGCTGCTGGGCGTGGCCGTGCGCGAGGTGCCTGTGGCCGTGGCCTACGCTGCGTGGGGCGGGCTGGGTATCGTGACCACCGCGCTGCTGAGTCGCCGCCTGGACGGCACACGCCTGACGCCGACAGCCTGGGTTGGCTTGGCGATCATTCTGGGCAGTGTGGCGCTGCTGCATTCGCACGGGTGA
- a CDS encoding multidrug efflux SMR transporter yields the protein MRSWIALFTAITFEVTGTLSLKLFSMHTPGLELIITYALLAASYVLLSKAFRQIPVAVAFAVWEAVGLVLISGLGVVLLGEHLTPTHLLALVGLLLGATLLHRGTVGHEAQPANISRLTALSREAA from the coding sequence ATGCGGTCTTGGATCGCGCTCTTTACGGCCATCACATTTGAAGTGACGGGCACATTGTCGTTGAAACTGTTTTCTATGCATACGCCGGGGCTGGAACTCATCATTACCTACGCGCTCCTCGCCGCGTCGTATGTGCTGCTCTCCAAAGCCTTCCGGCAGATTCCGGTGGCGGTGGCGTTTGCCGTGTGGGAAGCGGTGGGCCTCGTTCTCATCAGCGGGCTAGGCGTAGTGCTGCTGGGCGAACACCTGACGCCGACGCATCTGCTGGCGCTGGTGGGCCTGCTGCTGGGCGCAACCCTGCTGCACCGGGGCACGGTTGGTCATGAGGCCCAGCCGGCCAACATTTCCCGCCTGACTGCCCTCTCTCGGGAAGCTGCATGA
- a CDS encoding amino acid ABC transporter permease gives MAALLEGFRTIFAGEYPRLLLSGLGVTLAVSLCALGVSVVVGTLLGVVRVFRVPVLGVLGNIYVEVVRGIPLIVLLSVVYYGLPALGLTLDGFPAAVIALGLYSAAYTSEIVRGGLNSVPLGQLEAARSLGLSRGLSLRFVVLPQAWRVALPALGNEFISLILGSSLASAVTLQELFAQGKYITGVTYRQFEVYAVLAVVYFLLTFILTRLIRLLERRVSRGEVVASRRVI, from the coding sequence ATGGCCGCTTTGCTAGAAGGCTTCCGCACCATTTTTGCCGGAGAGTATCCACGCCTGCTGCTGTCGGGACTGGGGGTCACGCTGGCCGTCAGCCTGTGTGCGCTGGGCGTGTCGGTGGTGGTGGGCACGCTGCTGGGCGTGGTGCGCGTATTCCGGGTACCAGTGCTGGGCGTGCTGGGCAATATCTATGTAGAGGTCGTGCGCGGCATTCCGCTGATCGTGCTGCTGTCGGTGGTGTATTACGGCCTGCCTGCGCTGGGGCTTACGCTGGATGGCTTCCCGGCAGCGGTGATTGCGCTGGGCCTGTATTCGGCGGCCTACACATCCGAAATCGTGCGCGGCGGCCTGAACAGTGTGCCGCTGGGGCAACTGGAAGCCGCCCGCAGTCTGGGGCTGTCGCGGGGGCTGTCGCTGCGCTTCGTGGTGCTGCCGCAGGCGTGGCGGGTGGCCCTGCCTGCCCTCGGCAACGAATTCATCAGCCTGATTTTGGGCAGCAGTTTGGCGAGTGCCGTGACCCTGCAAGAACTGTTCGCGCAGGGCAAATACATCACAGGCGTCACCTACCGCCAGTTCGAGGTGTACGCCGTGCTGGCCGTGGTGTACTTCCTGCTGACCTTCATTCTGACCCGCCTGATCCGCCTGCTGGAACGCCGCGTGAGTCGGGGGGAAGTGGTGGCGTCGCGCCGGGTGATTTAG
- a CDS encoding MerR family transcriptional regulator: MGELSKLARVSIRTLHHYDELGLLKPSARTEGNYRLYSAGDIERLHRILMFRELGLPLHDIRAVLDDPEADELETLKLQRKLLQEQAKRNQAMLDALETLLAAAEGAKTMTEMSKEDLSKLFDGFDPAEYEQEAKDRWGETDAYKQSTERVKRYTQQDWDTIKAEMNAITAAYIGLMDAGTPPDSPEASAVVAQHHAHQCRWYYDSPPSMFANVSEMWVNDPRFTKNIDKARTGLAAYQAAAVQGWAKGQ; encoded by the coding sequence GTGGGCGAACTGTCCAAACTGGCCCGCGTCAGCATTCGCACGCTGCACCATTACGACGAACTGGGGCTGCTGAAACCATCGGCCCGCACGGAAGGCAACTACCGCCTGTATTCGGCGGGCGACATAGAACGCCTGCACCGCATTCTGATGTTCCGGGAACTGGGATTGCCGCTACACGACATTCGCGCCGTGCTGGACGACCCCGAAGCCGACGAGCTGGAAACCCTGAAGCTTCAGCGCAAGCTGTTGCAGGAGCAGGCCAAGCGCAATCAGGCCATGCTGGACGCCCTAGAAACCCTACTGGCCGCCGCCGAAGGAGCAAAAACCATGACCGAGATGAGCAAAGAAGACCTAAGCAAGCTGTTCGACGGCTTCGATCCCGCCGAGTACGAGCAGGAAGCCAAAGACCGCTGGGGCGAAACCGACGCCTACAAGCAAAGTACCGAGCGCGTGAAGCGGTACACCCAGCAGGACTGGGACACCATCAAGGCAGAAATGAATGCCATCACCGCTGCCTACATCGGCCTGATGGACGCCGGAACGCCGCCCGACTCGCCTGAAGCCAGCGCTGTTGTGGCCCAGCACCACGCGCACCAGTGCCGCTGGTACTACGACTCCCCTCCCAGCATGTTTGCCAATGTCAGCGAAATGTGGGTGAACGACCCTAGATTCACCAAAAATATTGACAAGGCGCGGACGGGGTTGGCGGCTTATCAGGCGGCGGCGGTGCAGGGGTGGGCTAAAGGGCAGTAA
- a CDS encoding AraC family transcriptional regulator, with protein MSAPSPPLSERASFWRDAELPGVNMLTARYVTHRFLPHAHDSLVLGVIERGAESFRYRGARVLAPVGSVVVIPPGEVHTGEAGRPGGWDYRVMYLQPHWIEAVGGLVSGGFTGSVLTDSALASAVRRAQLTLTHPHASPLVREIVLQEALTLLLARYADTRSNPSPTHAPDAVRSVQARLDAHPEQAVSLTELALGVGLSPAHLARTFRSVVGVAPHTYQMTARVGLARDLLDAGETPASAALLAGFADQAHLNRVFKRVVGVPPGLYRRTFAARP; from the coding sequence ATGAGCGCCCCGTCTCCTCCCCTTTCCGAGCGGGCGTCATTCTGGCGCGATGCCGAATTGCCGGGGGTCAACATGCTCACGGCCCGCTATGTCACCCACCGATTTCTGCCCCACGCACACGATTCGTTGGTGTTGGGCGTCATAGAGCGCGGCGCGGAAAGTTTTCGCTACCGGGGAGCGCGGGTGCTGGCTCCGGTGGGCAGCGTGGTGGTCATTCCGCCCGGCGAGGTGCATACGGGCGAAGCAGGACGGCCCGGAGGCTGGGATTACCGCGTCATGTACCTCCAGCCACACTGGATAGAAGCTGTGGGCGGATTGGTTTCAGGCGGTTTTACGGGCAGCGTCCTGACTGATTCGGCGCTGGCCTCTGCGGTGAGGCGGGCGCAGTTGACACTGACCCACCCGCACGCCTCTCCGTTGGTGCGGGAAATAGTGTTGCAAGAAGCCCTGACTCTGCTGCTGGCCCGCTACGCAGACACGCGGTCAAACCCAAGCCCCACGCACGCGCCTGACGCTGTGCGGTCTGTGCAGGCCCGTCTGGATGCTCACCCGGAACAGGCCGTCAGCCTGACCGAATTGGCCCTGGGGGTGGGCCTCAGCCCGGCGCATCTGGCCCGCACTTTCCGGTCTGTGGTGGGTGTCGCGCCGCATACCTACCAGATGACGGCGCGAGTCGGGTTGGCCCGCGACCTGCTGGACGCTGGAGAAACGCCCGCCTCCGCCGCGTTGTTGGCGGGCTTTGCAGATCAGGCGCACCTGAACCGGGTCTTCAAGCGGGTTGTCGGCGTGCCGCCGGGACTCTACCGCCGCACGTTCGCGGCGCGGCCCTGA
- a CDS encoding AzlC family ABC transporter permease, with translation MPLWLGMVPFAVAYAVTARAAGLSVLDTQLMSVTVFAGASQFAAAGLFANGASALGIIATTALLNARHVLYGLSLSRTLPLTRPQRVLAAQFLTDEAYGVAVVRGPQEPGGLTFAFLLGAELSLYFIWNLSTLVGALAGAVLPDPAALGVAVVFPLAFLGLLVPLLKDRLTVLVALASGLGAWGLSRILPGGLVILLAGIGGAMLGAFLSTRNQKKAIQA, from the coding sequence ATGCCGCTGTGGTTGGGCATGGTTCCCTTTGCCGTGGCCTACGCGGTCACGGCGCGGGCGGCGGGCCTCAGCGTGCTGGACACACAACTGATGAGCGTCACCGTGTTCGCGGGTGCGTCGCAATTTGCCGCCGCTGGGCTGTTCGCCAACGGAGCGAGCGCTCTGGGCATCATTGCCACCACCGCCCTGCTCAATGCGCGGCATGTGCTGTACGGCCTCAGCCTCTCGCGCACGCTGCCGCTGACCCGGCCCCAGCGTGTGCTGGCCGCCCAATTCCTAACTGACGAAGCCTACGGCGTGGCGGTGGTGCGCGGCCCGCAGGAACCCGGCGGCCTCACCTTCGCCTTCCTGCTGGGCGCGGAACTGAGCCTGTATTTCATCTGGAATCTGTCTACGTTGGTGGGCGCGTTGGCAGGCGCGGTGCTGCCCGATCCGGCGGCGCTGGGTGTGGCTGTCGTGTTCCCACTGGCCTTTCTGGGTCTGCTGGTGCCCCTGCTCAAAGACCGTTTGACCGTGCTGGTGGCGTTGGCATCGGGCTTGGGCGCGTGGGGCCTGTCTCGCATTCTGCCCGGCGGCTTGGTCATCCTGCTGGCCGGAATCGGCGGGGCGATGCTGGGGGCCTTCCTGTCTACCCGCAACCAGAAGAAGGCCATCCAAGCATGA
- a CDS encoding AzlD domain-containing protein, with amino-acid sequence MSVLLVIFLMWAVTYPVRWLGLSLGRLHLPPFWLSFLQFVPVSVFAALVLPEVLGSPEWPRRLVACVVGGLLMWRTGSLAPGILGGFAAYWAVRVLGL; translated from the coding sequence ATGAGCGTGCTGCTCGTCATTTTCCTGATGTGGGCCGTGACCTACCCGGTGCGCTGGCTGGGCCTGAGCCTGGGCCGCCTGCATCTGCCCCCCTTCTGGCTGTCGTTTCTGCAATTCGTACCCGTCAGCGTGTTCGCCGCCCTGGTGCTACCCGAAGTGCTGGGCAGTCCCGAATGGCCCCGCCGCCTGGTGGCCTGCGTGGTGGGCGGCCTGCTCATGTGGCGCACGGGCAGTCTGGCCCCCGGAATCTTGGGCGGATTCGCGGCGTATTGGGCGGTTCGGGTCTTGGGTTTGTAG
- a CDS encoding PASTA domain-containing protein, whose product MTGPEPRSQTDIGALPPPAVIDGKYEVVREVSREGNVTVSEVRAGEGVTRRVAWFDVSTPADRQGFHAYRTALRAVQPAGLTDVVARPGAYYAVWQPVTGLPLADLLAQPKKQEETVEALRELTASLAENGFALSDADVVLDGLEPRVAYLRPAPAGRIPEEVALLNQAALAPLLGGKIKRKRQPGAWLTFIPGLLFLGGAGYLGAQAAQVYLNPPVREVAAVTGQNAQTAAEALAKAGFLVEYTDGESAGLPVGAVIRQDPAAGTNLPVGRQVVLTVNNPPPLTVPRLEELTPDQARAALRDLSLTLGKVVKIDGSLTNTPEGRIIAQLPEPGSTMQRGQSVQIMVSTGVQGKATFIADLTGMTYAQAREHARAAGLVVTDTKPQASDRTENTVLAQTPAPYVRVSVGSPVILTIATARYTAPSLPAGSLPLPPPYVPPVPVQPEPPVEEPVQPEPTPEPVPEPVPEATPEPVTPDAEPVTPETIPATPPAEEAPADSPVPDANAPASRSINFQYTFPADLPAGSYSIVVRDQDGEREVLSATDSGQLAGATASKSDLAVRGDTVFVIRRDGQEFATVAP is encoded by the coding sequence ATGACTGGCCCGGAACCACGTTCACAAACAGACATCGGGGCGCTGCCGCCTCCGGCAGTCATTGATGGCAAATATGAAGTCGTGCGCGAGGTTTCGCGGGAAGGGAACGTCACGGTCAGCGAGGTGCGGGCAGGCGAGGGTGTAACCCGGCGTGTGGCGTGGTTCGACGTGAGTACGCCCGCAGATCGGCAGGGCTTCCACGCGTACCGCACGGCGCTCAGAGCCGTTCAGCCTGCGGGCCTGACCGATGTGGTGGCGCGGCCCGGAGCCTACTACGCGGTGTGGCAACCGGTGACCGGACTGCCGCTGGCCGATCTATTGGCCCAGCCCAAAAAGCAGGAAGAAACGGTAGAAGCCCTGCGCGAACTGACTGCGAGCTTGGCCGAAAACGGCTTTGCCCTCAGTGACGCCGATGTGGTGCTGGACGGCCTGGAGCCGCGTGTGGCCTACCTGCGCCCCGCGCCCGCTGGCCGCATCCCCGAAGAAGTGGCCCTGCTCAATCAAGCGGCACTGGCTCCCCTGTTGGGCGGCAAAATCAAGCGCAAGCGGCAGCCGGGGGCGTGGCTCACGTTTATTCCGGGCCTGCTGTTTTTGGGCGGTGCGGGCTATCTGGGGGCGCAGGCGGCGCAGGTGTACCTCAATCCCCCGGTGCGTGAGGTCGCGGCGGTCACGGGCCAGAATGCCCAAACAGCGGCAGAGGCGCTGGCGAAAGCCGGATTTCTGGTGGAATACACCGACGGCGAGAGTGCGGGCCTGCCGGTGGGCGCAGTCATCCGCCAGGATCCTGCCGCCGGAACCAACCTACCCGTAGGCCGTCAGGTCGTGCTGACCGTCAACAACCCGCCGCCGCTAACTGTGCCGAGGCTGGAAGAACTGACGCCCGATCAGGCCCGCGCCGCCCTGCGCGACCTGTCGCTGACGCTGGGCAAGGTGGTCAAGATAGACGGCAGCCTGACCAACACGCCCGAAGGCCGGATCATCGCGCAACTCCCTGAACCCGGTTCCACCATGCAGCGTGGCCAATCGGTGCAGATCATGGTGTCTACGGGGGTACAGGGCAAGGCCACTTTTATTGCCGACCTGACGGGCATGACCTATGCACAGGCCCGCGAACACGCCCGCGCCGCCGGATTGGTGGTCACCGATACCAAGCCGCAGGCCAGCGACCGTACCGAAAATACCGTGCTGGCGCAAACGCCCGCGCCGTATGTGCGTGTGTCGGTGGGCAGCCCGGTCATACTGACCATTGCCACCGCCCGCTACACCGCCCCCAGTTTGCCAGCGGGCAGTTTGCCCCTGCCGCCGCCATATGTGCCGCCCGTGCCCGTGCAGCCCGAACCCCCTGTAGAGGAGCCTGTGCAGCCGGAGCCTACGCCGGAACCCGTGCCGGAGCCTGTGCCAGAAGCGACGCCAGAGCCGGTCACGCCCGACGCCGAACCCGTGACGCCCGAGACCATCCCGGCCACCCCGCCCGCCGAGGAAGCTCCTGCCGATTCACCTGTGCCGGATGCCAATGCTCCGGCTTCCCGCAGCATCAACTTCCAGTACACCTTCCCCGCCGATCTGCCTGCCGGGAGCTACAGCATCGTGGTGCGCGATCAGGACGGTGAGCGTGAGGTGTTGTCAGCCACCGACAGCGGGCAACTGGCCGGAGCCACCGCCAGCAAATCCGACCTGGCGGTGCGCGGCGATACGGTCTTCGTCATCCGACGCGACGGGCAGGAATTTGCCACCGTTGCCCCGTAA
- a CDS encoding cysteine desulfurase family protein gives MIYLDYAATHPMTPEALAAYVQGAALPGNPASVHGAGQAARERLEEGRARVAAVLNTDPRNLIANGGGTEGDNHVLLGMARAWQEKHGRPGHLITTPTEHSAVLAPARALAAQGWAVTWLAPDAHGRYSPDQLTEALRPETALVSIHHANNEIGTVQDTPALAAVAAAKGVLYHTDAVQAPGVLKLDVAAWGVTFATISAHKWGGPRGVGFLYVRRGTVLPAITLGGGQEGGLRPGTQDTAGVYAAGVALTQAEAEREATFTHLSALQARFMGRISAIPNLRVNHPPEGSPKVVSVTLPGADGEALLMNLDMLGIAASAGSACAAGTMQPSHVLSAIGLSESDARASLRFSFGRATTDAEVDSAADALAQAAAWSRG, from the coding sequence ATGATTTATCTCGATTACGCGGCCACCCACCCCATGACCCCAGAAGCGTTGGCGGCCTACGTGCAGGGGGCGGCGTTGCCCGGCAACCCGGCCAGCGTACACGGCGCAGGGCAGGCGGCCCGTGAGCGGCTGGAAGAAGGCCGGGCGCGGGTGGCCGCCGTCCTGAACACCGATCCCCGCAACCTGATCGCCAACGGCGGCGGCACCGAAGGCGACAACCATGTGCTGCTGGGTATGGCGCGGGCGTGGCAGGAAAAACACGGCAGGCCCGGCCACCTGATCACCACGCCCACCGAGCATTCGGCGGTGCTGGCCCCCGCCCGCGCCCTGGCCGCGCAGGGCTGGGCCGTGACCTGGTTGGCCCCCGACGCGCATGGCCGCTATAGCCCTGACCAACTGACCGAAGCCCTACGCCCTGAGACAGCATTGGTCAGTATTCACCACGCCAACAACGAGATTGGCACCGTGCAGGACACGCCTGCGCTGGCGGCGGTGGCCGCTGCGAAGGGCGTGCTGTACCATACCGACGCGGTGCAGGCTCCCGGCGTGCTGAAGCTGGATGTGGCCGCGTGGGGCGTCACGTTTGCCACCATCAGCGCCCACAAATGGGGCGGGCCGCGTGGCGTGGGCTTCCTGTACGTGCGGCGCGGCACGGTGCTGCCTGCCATCACGCTGGGCGGCGGGCAAGAAGGCGGCCTGCGCCCCGGCACGCAAGACACGGCGGGTGTGTACGCGGCGGGAGTGGCTCTTACCCAGGCTGAAGCAGAGCGGGAAGCCACGTTTACCCACCTGTCGGCCCTGCAAGCGCGGTTCATGGGGCGCATTTCGGCCATTCCGAATCTGCGGGTCAACCATCCACCGGAAGGCAGCCCCAAAGTCGTGTCGGTGACGCTACCGGGGGCCGACGGCGAGGCCCTGCTGATGAATCTGGACATGCTGGGCATCGCCGCGAGTGCCGGGAGTGCCTGCGCCGCCGGAACCATGCAGCCCAGCCATGTGCTGAGCGCCATTGGCCTGAGTGAGTCCGACGCCCGCGCCAGCCTGCGCTTTTCTTTTGGCCGGGCCACCACCGACGCCGAAGTGGATAGCGCGGCAGACGCTCTGGCGCAGGCGGCAGCATGGAGCCGAGGTTGA
- a CDS encoding HD domain-containing protein, producing the protein MTVPSAAVAEQLLLDAEALNPGAWVPHSRNVALAAQYIAERHPTLDPQRMHTLGLLHDLGRRTGPNKDRHILDGYDFLMALGYEDAARIALTHSFAIPDLDTLQGAWDGTPDEFVRLGQLLAPLTLSEEDRLLQLCDMLALADGFCTMQERILDVALRYTVNDRTPEKWRAQLGLKTHFDGVCGVNIYRLLPGMVERLLA; encoded by the coding sequence TTGACCGTTCCGAGTGCTGCCGTGGCCGAGCAATTGCTGCTAGACGCCGAGGCCCTGAATCCCGGCGCGTGGGTACCGCACTCGCGCAATGTGGCGTTGGCCGCCCAGTACATTGCCGAGCGGCACCCCACCCTAGACCCCCAGCGGATGCACACGCTGGGTCTGCTGCACGACCTGGGCCGCCGCACCGGGCCGAATAAAGACCGTCATATTCTGGACGGCTACGATTTCCTAATGGCGCTGGGCTACGAAGACGCGGCCCGAATTGCCCTGACCCATTCCTTCGCTATTCCCGATCTGGACACCCTGCAAGGCGCGTGGGACGGCACACCGGACGAATTCGTGCGGCTGGGGCAACTGCTGGCTCCCCTCACCCTGTCGGAAGAAGACCGTTTGCTGCAACTGTGCGACATGTTGGCGCTGGCCGACGGCTTTTGCACCATGCAGGAGCGGATTTTGGATGTGGCGTTGCGCTACACCGTCAACGACCGCACCCCGGAGAAATGGCGAGCGCAATTGGGCCTCAAAACCCACTTCGATGGAGTCTGCGGGGTCAATATCTACCGCCTGCTGCCGGGAATGGTGGAGCGGTTGCTGGCGTAA